GGTCGACCACATCCGCGGGGACACCAGCCCGACGGAGTACTCCGCGCCGGCGTGTGCGACGATGCAGTCCTACGGCGACTGCGTCAACAAAGACGACATCTGCGAGGACGTGATCAACGAGTCACACCCGCTGAACTACTACGAACACCGGCTCGAGGAGGCCGACGAGGATGAACTGGTGGACTGGAGGGAAGGCGAGGGCGAGGAAGCGGAGTGACGGAGTCGTCTCCGAAAGGCGAGAACGAAGGCGAAGAAACGGCGTGATCGCGTTCGGCCGAGCCGTTCAGACGCCGAGTTACTCCCTGAAGGAGAGCCAGTAGCCGACCAGTGTCATGACGACGATGAACAACCCGACAGCGCCGAGTACGGCGAGGCCACCGGTTCCGGAGAGATTCCCACCGTCGGTTCCGTACGTCATGCCGACGGCGACGACGGTCGCGATGAAGACGAGTACCGCTGCGAACGAGACGCCCGCTTCGACGACCGTCTCCCGCTCGATATTCATATGCGCGGCTTTCATCGGCCCGAGCAAAAGGGCTTCGATGCGGCCGGCGACGGCCGAATTGGTCCCTCTCCAAACTCCCGAAGACAGTGTCTCTGGGGCCTGTGAGTCCGGTGTTCGGGTCGTTCCGGCCGTGCGACTTAGGTAGCTCGGGCCCCTCCCTTCGAACGGACGCAGTGGAACCCAGCAGCGTCTTCGATCGCCGATGTCACGAGCTTCCAAGACCCCGCTCGCGCCCGACCTCCGGGACTGTGACGAGCGGACCGTTCGCGCCTGGACCGAACCGATGGCCGTCACACCGCTCGGCGGCGGCTGTTACCGCGTCGACACCGACCACGACACCTACACCGTCGACGTGCCCGGCCACCGCTGTACCTGCCCCGACTACCACTTCCGGGGGACGAACTGCAAACACCGCCGCCGAGTCGCCATCGAGATCACGCAGGGCCGGCTCCCCGCGCCGGGCCAGCGACGGGCCGACTGCGCCGTCTGCGGCCACGAGTCGTTCGTCCCCGAGACCGACGCGGTCCCGCTGTGTGACGACTGCCGGCTCGACGACGGCGACGTGGCCGTCGACCGCGAGACCGCCGATACACTCGTCGTCCGCCGGGTCCACCCCGACCGCGCGGACGAGTACGTGATCGAGGCAACCGGGGCGAGCGTGGCCGCACACGACACCAACGAGGGGTATCCCGCCGACGACGTCGTGGTCGAGGCGGTCTATCTGGGCGACCAGCTGCGAAACGACGACCCCCGGGTGTACGCGTTCCCCTACTCGCGGCTCCGGCAGGTCGAGGACGCCGATTGACTCGTCGGACTCGTCAATCGAGCCCTCGGTCGCTCCGCTCCCAAGGACGCAGAACTCGTCGATTAGAGCATCTCGACGGCGTCCTCGACCGAGATGTCGCCCCGATCGAACGCCGTCAGGATATCTCGGACGGCCTCGTCGTCCGGTTCGTCCTCGCTCTCGTCGTCGGCCGCCCGTGCGGCCTCTTCGAGCGTGACCTTCTGCGTGTCGCCGACGAATTCCGCGAAGTCGGTGCCGTCGGCGAGCGCCTTGTCTTTCTTGACCCGATAGTTGCCGCCGTCGGTCGTGTAGAGGTCGCCGGGGTGGAAGAAGTACCAGTCTTCACGGTCGAAGCGGACGCCGACGCGCGGTTTCGCGCCGAAGTTCTGGGCGAAGTAGAGCAGGGCTTCGATCTCTTCGCCGTCGAGGTAGATGGGGTCGCCCGAGGAGGATT
This Halorientalis sp. IM1011 DNA region includes the following protein-coding sequences:
- the hjc gene encoding Holliday junction resolvase Hjc, producing the protein MSSNRKGDRRERELVNALDESGFAVMRAPASGSATERELPDVLAGDGEAFYAIEAKSSSGDPIYLDGEEIEALLYFAQNFGAKPRVGVRFDREDWYFFHPGDLYTTDGGNYRVKKDKALADGTDFAEFVGDTQKVTLEEAARAADDESEDEPDDEAVRDILTAFDRGDISVEDAVEML
- a CDS encoding SWIM zinc finger family protein, which codes for MSRASKTPLAPDLRDCDERTVRAWTEPMAVTPLGGGCYRVDTDHDTYTVDVPGHRCTCPDYHFRGTNCKHRRRVAIEITQGRLPAPGQRRADCAVCGHESFVPETDAVPLCDDCRLDDGDVAVDRETADTLVVRRVHPDRADEYVIEATGASVAAHDTNEGYPADDVVVEAVYLGDQLRNDDPRVYAFPYSRLRQVEDAD